A section of the Dehalobacter sp. DCM genome encodes:
- a CDS encoding DUF2179 domain-containing protein produces the protein MNQAILFVLLIMVINITFVSLTTVRFILVIKGLTAYASLLSMVEVFVYISGLTIILNNLNSYWNIAAYCIGYGIGVFLGSKIEEKLALGYLTAQVIIDTLDDPLTEVLRERGFGVTSWLGEGRDGKRTVMLVLAKRNRQQELMEIIDQSCPSSFVFFQEPKNFRGGFLAGRR, from the coding sequence ATGAACCAGGCCATCTTGTTTGTCCTATTAATCATGGTCATAAATATTACCTTTGTGTCGCTGACTACCGTGCGGTTTATTCTGGTGATCAAGGGGTTAACCGCCTATGCTTCGCTATTGTCCATGGTTGAAGTGTTTGTGTATATTTCGGGATTGACAATTATTCTGAACAACTTGAACAGCTACTGGAATATTGCTGCTTATTGTATCGGATACGGTATCGGCGTGTTTCTGGGAAGCAAAATTGAAGAAAAGCTTGCGCTTGGGTACTTAACAGCTCAGGTTATCATTGATACCTTGGATGATCCGTTAACCGAAGTGTTACGGGAACGTGGTTTTGGCGTTACGAGCTGGTTAGGCGAGGGTAGAGACGGAAAACGCACGGTTATGTTGGTCTTAGCTAAGAGAAACCGCCAGCAGGAGCTGATGGAAATTATTGATCAGTCCTGTCCCAGTTCGTTTGTCTTCTTTCAGGAACCTAAAAACTTCAGAGGGGGCTTTCTAGCAGGAAGAAGGTAG
- a CDS encoding DUF2334 domain-containing protein — translation MTQQKMIIDICNFFDPAINYDKSIDQTEDPIVMAFNDTIEYLQTDCHAYIGMHGYTHQYGNSRSADGYEFNHFGPWAAEEKMQPLIFKQEDFGRPCIVARHPTSAHGDFDIAYNVIFNRT, via the coding sequence ATGACACAGCAGAAAATGATTATTGACATATGCAATTTTTTTGATCCCGCAATCAATTATGACAAGTCGATCGATCAGACAGAAGATCCCATCGTCATGGCCTTTAACGATACGATAGAGTACCTTCAAACTGATTGCCATGCGTATATTGGTATGCATGGCTATACGCATCAATATGGGAATTCCAGATCCGCTGATGGGTATGAATTTAACCATTTTGGACCATGGGCAGCAGAGGAAAAAATGCAGCCATTGATATTCAAGCAAGAGGATTTTGGAAGGCCGTGCATCGTGGCCAGGCATCCGACGTCGGCTCATGGCGATTTTGATATTGCTTATAATGTTATATTTAATAGAACATGA